A genomic stretch from Telmatocola sphagniphila includes:
- a CDS encoding DUF4175 family protein, translating to MLINWRVASLSITLLTGASADKLFAQVSENAKQQINDSIASQKNLKDETLQTARRISTMLRVMAYNQIDAKSEKKLLQETATTLSHLSKDEMTAVLAHLEEAAHAKNYDKLNQEQAAAYDRHREIVSNLKGLLNKFDLIKSLDQAADRFDKLSREQLEVQLSAQLPRSQGNPDDPRVRFGNMRRSGNNSNPFSFEVERQSDIAKDVDVLIDQLKNLKPTLKGELAERYDKAKVNERAVTLLNCLITSLQRLGEKDVDSSSREQIESVRIMRDLALALRTPKNKLEMLKEAKRKLEETETAEQQLKTDTEKREEFRKREKVAQENEKQELTNKQARLEFEARDVRTQLQKESFNEVADKIRQAEEEMKQARENLKNPNQPDKEAVAKENNAIKKIDEAKEKIDQLIAKEEAKKNDPAEAVKATLADLEKVIKEQKDTKKKTEDNKNDAKKLPEIAEEQKKLQDKANEIANTPLPTKPEVQDNLKKAEQAMKEATKKLDDKKGDQAKAPQEQAINKLEQAKKGLEESLKELEKRKEDIAKLDKAIEKLDQLAKDEKQLSKDAQKNADENKPKEGTPLANKQEDLQKQTDQVKKDVEKVSPDAKEKLDQAGEKMESAKNDLKKEQLEKGAQESQDSAQKLEDAKQALQQQRDAKKAEDIASQQQLQPNQVQPMNAAQQLAKALEQTEKAEQQSNKAQQQLGEQQRANLEKLQKEIADKAEKLELPEAQKDAQKAAEALSKADFPEAIKNQEQAMDALAKAEPMKGEKGQKPDAADKGDAGDKGEPGEKGQKPDAGDPGDKGQKPDGDKGDKGQKPDGDKGEKGDKGDKGDAGDKGDAKPSGIPDPSAAKNPAELGQAQKQIKELTESLQKAAEANAQAQAALQQAQATAPSAVKPQLNNAAQQLQKAQQALQQSQSQPAQAAQAQQQAQQSLSEAMTQLMAAMALAEQQKGEPGQPGQPGQPGQEQANGQEPGQQPGQEPGQQPGQQPGQQPGQKNQQAKEDNQNKGDGNRTPDGKMANQASQLKNVNGEGAFINLPAQQREMILQKIKQQFPPEYAELIRKYTINVSGGKPAAEEKKP from the coding sequence ATGCTTATCAACTGGCGCGTTGCTTCACTCAGTATCACTCTTCTGACCGGCGCCAGCGCTGACAAACTCTTCGCACAAGTCTCGGAAAATGCCAAACAGCAGATCAACGATTCGATCGCCAGCCAGAAAAATCTGAAGGACGAAACCCTTCAGACCGCTCGCCGCATCTCCACCATGCTGCGAGTGATGGCCTACAACCAGATCGATGCCAAATCTGAGAAGAAATTGCTTCAGGAAACGGCCACGACTCTCTCGCATCTGAGCAAGGATGAGATGACGGCGGTCCTGGCCCACCTGGAAGAAGCAGCCCATGCCAAGAACTACGACAAGTTGAATCAGGAACAGGCCGCCGCGTACGACCGCCATCGGGAAATTGTTTCCAACCTCAAAGGATTACTCAACAAGTTCGATCTGATCAAGTCGCTCGATCAGGCGGCCGATCGTTTCGACAAGCTTTCCCGCGAACAACTGGAAGTCCAGCTATCGGCCCAGTTGCCCCGCAGCCAGGGCAATCCGGATGATCCCCGCGTCCGCTTCGGCAACATGCGCCGATCCGGCAACAACTCCAATCCGTTTAGCTTCGAAGTGGAACGGCAGTCGGATATCGCCAAGGACGTGGATGTCCTGATCGATCAATTGAAAAATTTGAAACCGACCCTGAAGGGGGAGTTGGCCGAGCGTTACGACAAAGCGAAAGTGAACGAACGGGCGGTCACGCTTTTGAACTGCCTGATCACCTCCCTGCAGCGTCTGGGGGAAAAGGATGTGGATTCCTCTTCCCGCGAGCAGATCGAATCGGTCCGCATCATGCGCGATCTTGCTCTGGCTCTTCGGACGCCTAAGAACAAGCTGGAAATGCTGAAGGAAGCCAAGCGGAAACTCGAAGAGACCGAAACCGCCGAACAGCAGTTGAAGACTGATACCGAGAAGCGGGAAGAATTCCGGAAGCGGGAGAAAGTCGCTCAGGAGAACGAAAAGCAGGAGCTGACCAACAAGCAGGCCCGGCTGGAATTCGAAGCACGCGATGTTCGCACTCAGTTGCAGAAAGAAAGCTTCAACGAAGTGGCCGACAAGATTCGTCAGGCCGAAGAAGAAATGAAGCAGGCCCGCGAAAACCTGAAGAATCCCAATCAGCCCGATAAAGAAGCGGTCGCCAAAGAAAATAATGCGATCAAAAAGATCGACGAAGCGAAGGAAAAAATCGACCAGCTGATCGCCAAGGAAGAGGCCAAGAAGAACGACCCGGCCGAGGCGGTGAAAGCCACGCTGGCGGACCTGGAAAAGGTCATCAAGGAGCAGAAGGACACCAAGAAGAAGACCGAAGACAACAAGAACGACGCCAAGAAATTGCCGGAAATCGCCGAAGAGCAGAAGAAGCTTCAGGACAAGGCCAACGAAATCGCCAATACGCCGCTACCGACCAAGCCGGAAGTTCAGGACAACCTGAAGAAGGCCGAGCAGGCGATGAAGGAAGCCACCAAGAAGCTGGATGATAAGAAGGGCGATCAGGCCAAGGCTCCCCAGGAACAGGCCATCAATAAGCTCGAGCAAGCCAAAAAAGGCCTGGAGGAATCCCTGAAGGAACTGGAGAAGCGTAAGGAAGACATCGCCAAGCTGGATAAAGCGATCGAGAAGCTGGATCAGCTCGCCAAGGATGAGAAGCAACTATCGAAAGACGCCCAGAAAAACGCCGACGAAAACAAGCCCAAGGAAGGCACGCCGCTGGCCAATAAGCAGGAAGATCTGCAGAAGCAAACCGATCAGGTGAAAAAGGACGTCGAGAAAGTATCCCCCGACGCCAAAGAAAAGCTGGATCAGGCCGGCGAAAAGATGGAATCGGCCAAGAACGATTTGAAAAAAGAACAGCTCGAAAAAGGCGCACAGGAAAGCCAGGATTCGGCCCAGAAGCTCGAAGATGCCAAGCAGGCCCTGCAGCAACAGCGCGATGCCAAGAAAGCGGAGGACATCGCCAGCCAGCAGCAGTTGCAGCCCAATCAGGTCCAGCCGATGAACGCGGCCCAACAACTGGCCAAGGCTCTGGAACAGACCGAAAAGGCCGAACAGCAATCGAATAAAGCTCAGCAGCAACTGGGTGAACAGCAGAGAGCCAATCTCGAAAAGCTGCAGAAGGAAATCGCGGACAAGGCCGAGAAACTGGAGCTGCCCGAGGCTCAGAAAGACGCTCAAAAAGCAGCCGAAGCCCTCTCCAAAGCTGACTTCCCCGAAGCGATCAAGAATCAGGAACAGGCTATGGACGCCTTGGCCAAGGCCGAGCCGATGAAGGGGGAGAAAGGTCAAAAGCCGGACGCCGCGGACAAAGGCGACGCGGGAGATAAAGGCGAGCCCGGGGAAAAAGGTCAAAAACCGGACGCCGGAGATCCGGGCGATAAGGGTCAGAAGCCCGATGGAGATAAAGGAGATAAAGGTCAGAAGCCCGATGGAGATAAAGGCGAAAAAGGGGACAAGGGAGACAAAGGCGACGCGGGAGATAAAGGCGATGCCAAACCTTCTGGAATCCCGGACCCCAGCGCAGCCAAGAACCCCGCCGAGTTAGGTCAGGCTCAAAAGCAGATCAAAGAGCTGACGGAATCCCTGCAAAAAGCCGCGGAAGCAAACGCTCAGGCCCAAGCGGCCCTTCAGCAAGCTCAGGCGACGGCTCCGTCGGCAGTGAAACCGCAGTTGAATAACGCCGCACAGCAACTTCAAAAGGCTCAGCAAGCCTTACAGCAGTCGCAATCGCAGCCGGCTCAAGCCGCGCAGGCCCAGCAGCAGGCTCAGCAATCCCTGAGCGAGGCGATGACGCAATTAATGGCGGCAATGGCTCTGGCCGAGCAACAAAAGGGCGAACCGGGACAACCCGGCCAACCGGGTCAACCCGGGCAGGAGCAGGCGAACGGTCAGGAACCGGGCCAACAGCCCGGCCAGGAGCCGGGTCAACAACCGGGTCAACAGCCCGGTCAGCAACCCGGCCAGAAGAATCAGCAAGCCAAGGAAGATAACCAGAACAAGGGAGACGGCAACCGCACTCCCGATGGAAAAATGGCCAACCAGGCTTCGCAGCTCAAGAATGTCAATGGCGAAGGTGCCTTTATCAACCTGCCGGCCCAGCAGCGCGAAATGATCCTCCAAAAGATCAAGCAGCAGTTCCCGCCCGAATACGCCGAGTTGATCCGCAAGTATACAATTAACGTATCCGGCGGAAAACCGGCCGCAGAAGAGAAGAAGCCCTAA
- a CDS encoding PDZ domain-containing protein encodes MKFKLLLAVCFLAQGHSFTSAQETTPKPKEVLPSYHIPYKLTDTKHVMVRVKLNGKGPFNFILDTGAPALILSEKVAEKLGVKSENGWATFDKLEVEGGLTIPKAKGLAIEMFQLKGMNALGVAGVELHGVLGYTVLAQFEIQYDFTKDKLTWKALKGFTPADIQRLGGGKDSSQGGLEMIGTMMQTLGPLMGFKPNFETRPRGFLGVTLEVKDDKLFIQSVIPNSPAADAGLAAGDRIVALNKKETDNFKEAIKATSSVGENDSIKLTIERAKEEKSYTVKLGKGL; translated from the coding sequence ATGAAATTTAAACTCCTTCTGGCCGTGTGCTTTCTGGCACAAGGCCATTCCTTCACGTCAGCTCAAGAAACGACTCCCAAACCGAAGGAAGTTCTGCCGAGCTATCACATTCCCTATAAGCTCACCGACACCAAGCACGTCATGGTTCGGGTGAAGCTCAACGGAAAAGGCCCTTTCAACTTCATTCTGGACACCGGCGCCCCGGCCCTGATTCTCAGTGAGAAAGTGGCAGAGAAACTCGGCGTAAAGTCGGAAAATGGCTGGGCCACGTTCGATAAACTCGAAGTGGAAGGCGGCCTGACCATTCCCAAAGCCAAGGGACTCGCTATCGAGATGTTCCAGCTAAAGGGCATGAATGCTCTGGGCGTGGCCGGGGTCGAACTTCATGGCGTGCTCGGCTACACGGTGCTTGCCCAATTCGAAATCCAATACGACTTCACCAAAGATAAGCTGACCTGGAAGGCGCTTAAAGGATTCACTCCGGCGGATATTCAACGCTTAGGAGGAGGCAAGGATTCCAGCCAGGGCGGTCTCGAAATGATCGGCACCATGATGCAGACTCTGGGGCCACTGATGGGGTTTAAGCCGAACTTCGAAACGCGGCCGCGCGGTTTCCTCGGCGTGACTCTCGAAGTTAAAGACGACAAACTGTTCATTCAATCGGTCATCCCGAACAGTCCGGCGGCCGATGCCGGTCTCGCGGCAGGCGATCGCATTGTCGCTCTCAATAAGAAAGAGACCGACAACTTCAAAGAAGCGATCAAAGCGACCTCAAGTGTCGGCGAGAACGACAGCATCAAGTTGACGATCGAACGAGCCAAGGAAGAAAAATCCTACACCGTCAAATTGGGCAAAGGCCTGTAA
- a CDS encoding VWA domain-containing protein: protein MTFLAPWMLLGAVAASVPIILHFFYKARYRPQPWAAMRFLKLSLEQTSRRLRFQELLLLFLRILVLILLAIALARPTQRLISQGMATSESVDEILILDVSGSMQAREGTKTRFEMEKEAAIKLIDALPAGSTVRVITCGERAKFIGPISPSNLDQAKELIKRIEPTGQATDFAVGLKEAQSLLRQIYGNNKEVILLSDMQRLGFEHQSEQVKQLSTQISQEGNLYFLKVGEKPISNAAIVDIVPQFGIPHAGARIPFQITVRNTGYAAIPKMSLRLEVDGKAAEGEERTIESLAPGEMRPVTASVKFDKPGWKAVTAKILSDDLDIDNRLDRVIKVRERLRVLIVDGSPNDREPEKSASYYLGHALSAAGQEGTKGALQIRIVKPEEASPRILDLFDVCILSNVSASGVLYSNGFLPALKPFLNEGKGLIIGVGDKVEPSAYTSTFGPGQGLDLLPGKFTEIDQTPMKDNKPEPFRFAPASFEQNSFVGIFQKPPFDQIGNALIRKRVHIDPASVQGQVLARYSDDVPAIVARTIGAGEILWITTSLDSSWSTWAPGRPPEEMTFLPFMIKALTHLANRGVNPFNRTCGEPLEFFTDEQIRTYDLLRPDNKRERLGNALEPNVDRKGAKPKIVYTDTDLPGTYTIYGPNNRVEAVFAVAYDPRETDNLEPMKLDEIEKLLGFTPKFVNVDGKIADRINATRSESEWTIPLLVALLFLAFGEFLLAWFCGRSW from the coding sequence ATGACATTTTTGGCTCCATGGATGCTTTTGGGTGCGGTAGCGGCCAGCGTGCCGATCATTCTGCACTTTTTCTACAAAGCTCGGTACCGGCCGCAGCCCTGGGCCGCGATGCGCTTTCTGAAACTGTCCCTGGAACAGACCAGCCGACGGTTGCGTTTCCAGGAACTCCTGCTGCTCTTTCTCCGCATTCTGGTCTTGATTCTCCTCGCCATTGCACTGGCTCGACCGACTCAAAGACTCATTTCCCAGGGCATGGCCACTAGTGAATCGGTCGATGAGATCCTAATTTTGGATGTCTCGGGAAGCATGCAAGCTCGGGAGGGAACCAAGACTCGCTTCGAAATGGAGAAAGAAGCCGCGATCAAACTGATCGACGCTTTACCCGCCGGTAGTACGGTGCGAGTCATCACCTGCGGCGAACGAGCCAAATTCATTGGACCGATCTCTCCTTCCAATCTCGATCAGGCGAAAGAACTGATCAAGCGAATTGAGCCTACCGGTCAGGCGACCGACTTTGCTGTCGGCCTCAAAGAAGCCCAATCGCTGCTTCGCCAGATTTACGGCAACAACAAAGAAGTGATTCTGCTTTCGGACATGCAGCGGCTCGGCTTCGAACACCAGTCGGAGCAGGTCAAACAGCTTTCGACTCAGATTTCCCAGGAAGGGAATCTCTACTTCCTGAAAGTCGGCGAAAAGCCGATCTCCAATGCCGCCATCGTGGATATCGTTCCTCAGTTCGGGATACCGCACGCCGGCGCTCGCATTCCCTTCCAGATCACTGTTCGCAATACGGGATACGCAGCCATTCCCAAAATGTCGTTGCGGCTGGAAGTCGATGGCAAAGCGGCCGAGGGGGAAGAACGGACGATTGAATCGCTGGCCCCGGGCGAAATGCGACCGGTCACCGCTTCTGTCAAATTCGACAAACCGGGTTGGAAAGCGGTTACCGCGAAAATCCTCAGCGACGATCTGGATATCGACAACCGCCTGGACCGCGTCATCAAAGTGCGAGAGCGATTGCGGGTGCTTATTGTCGACGGCTCACCGAACGATCGCGAACCGGAAAAGAGTGCCAGCTACTATCTAGGCCATGCGCTCAGTGCCGCCGGACAGGAAGGTACCAAGGGAGCCTTACAGATTCGCATCGTTAAACCGGAAGAGGCTTCTCCTCGCATACTGGATCTCTTTGACGTCTGTATCCTTTCAAACGTCTCGGCCAGCGGCGTGCTCTATTCGAATGGTTTTCTACCCGCTCTCAAACCGTTTCTCAACGAAGGTAAAGGGCTGATCATTGGCGTCGGCGACAAGGTCGAGCCGAGTGCTTATACCAGCACTTTCGGTCCGGGTCAGGGTCTGGATCTGCTGCCGGGCAAGTTCACCGAGATTGATCAGACACCCATGAAAGACAATAAGCCGGAGCCGTTTCGGTTTGCACCCGCGAGCTTCGAGCAGAATTCCTTTGTGGGAATTTTCCAGAAGCCTCCCTTCGACCAGATTGGCAATGCCCTGATTCGCAAACGCGTCCATATTGATCCGGCCAGCGTGCAAGGCCAGGTTCTCGCCCGCTACAGCGACGATGTCCCGGCCATAGTGGCCCGAACTATTGGTGCCGGGGAAATCCTCTGGATCACCACCAGTCTCGATTCCTCCTGGTCGACCTGGGCTCCCGGCCGGCCACCGGAGGAAATGACCTTCCTGCCCTTCATGATCAAGGCTCTCACCCACCTGGCCAACCGAGGCGTCAACCCGTTCAACCGAACCTGCGGCGAGCCGTTGGAATTCTTCACCGATGAACAGATTCGCACGTACGATTTGCTGAGGCCGGATAATAAAAGAGAGCGATTAGGGAACGCGCTCGAGCCGAATGTGGATCGCAAAGGGGCCAAGCCGAAAATCGTCTATACGGATACTGATTTACCCGGCACCTACACGATTTATGGGCCGAACAACCGGGTCGAGGCGGTGTTTGCGGTAGCTTACGACCCGCGTGAGACGGATAATCTGGAACCCATGAAGCTCGATGAGATTGAAAAATTGCTCGGTTTCACTCCCAAGTTTGTGAATGTGGATGGCAAGATCGCCGATCGCATAAATGCGACCCGAAGCGAATCGGAATGGACCATCCCGCTGTTAGTCGCCCTGCTGTTTCTGGCATTCGGTGAATTTCTCCTGGCCTGGTTTTGTGGAAGGTCCTGGTGA
- a CDS encoding redoxin domain-containing protein — protein MLRSLLGGLLACCLTSSLYADPVLVTDKLGKKIDGVKLTSLEGKITELSSFQGKKGIAVVFLSFECPVSNSYAVTLTELHKKYQEKGIQFIGLCPTDEQPDSVRKLVTEYKIPFPVFVDPELTVTDAFKATATPEAFLLDHNFVLRYRGRIDNAYSARLKKNQNTTEFDLVKALDELVAGKAISTPATKAIGCPVVAKAALDRKITTQITFYKNVLPILQKNCQECHRPGEVGPFSLMTYKQAVNWADDIKEYSKSRQMPPWKPHGGPAYLNDRRMTDQEIETIAKWVDGGTPEGNIQEAPKPREFVEGWKLGKPDLILEVPEDFHVGPSGVDAFRCFVLPTGLTEDKYVIAQEVRPGNPAVVHHTLNFFDLTGGGRDMEKKEKERKKEPNEQDYGPGYSVAMSVGFLPDASKAPPGKPAFGGLSGWAPGQVPRFLPEGSGYFLPAGADIIIQTHYHRNGKPEKDRLKLGLYFAKGNIDKPFRTGTIQGLRPFLNVIPANEPHYVAHGTGWAQSDCTLHSVMPHMHLLGKSVKVTMQQPGQDAITLVDIHEWDYNWQETYWLKEPMAIKKGTKFDIEAVYDNSSKNPNNPTNPPKTVIVGEQTTDEMLFGFIGLTPIKGAGSASIRPIPPATQKPKEKTQDKK, from the coding sequence ATGCTACGATCGCTGCTGGGAGGGTTACTGGCCTGTTGCCTTACCAGTTCACTCTATGCGGATCCCGTATTGGTAACCGATAAACTCGGAAAGAAAATTGATGGAGTCAAGCTGACTTCGCTGGAAGGGAAAATCACGGAGCTTTCCAGTTTTCAGGGCAAAAAAGGGATCGCGGTCGTCTTTCTGTCTTTTGAATGTCCCGTTTCCAACAGCTACGCCGTGACGCTGACGGAGCTACATAAAAAGTACCAGGAAAAGGGCATTCAGTTCATCGGCCTCTGCCCTACCGATGAGCAGCCGGACTCTGTTCGCAAACTCGTCACAGAGTACAAAATCCCCTTCCCCGTTTTCGTCGATCCCGAATTGACCGTGACCGATGCCTTCAAGGCCACCGCGACCCCTGAAGCCTTTCTGCTCGATCACAACTTCGTGCTCCGTTATCGCGGCCGGATTGATAATGCCTACTCCGCCCGGTTGAAGAAAAATCAGAACACCACCGAATTCGATCTGGTCAAAGCTTTGGACGAATTGGTCGCGGGCAAAGCGATCTCGACACCTGCGACTAAAGCCATCGGCTGTCCGGTAGTCGCGAAGGCGGCCTTGGATCGGAAAATCACCACGCAAATCACCTTCTACAAAAATGTCCTGCCGATCCTGCAGAAGAACTGCCAGGAATGCCATCGCCCCGGCGAAGTGGGCCCTTTCTCGCTGATGACCTACAAGCAGGCAGTGAACTGGGCCGACGATATCAAGGAATATTCCAAAAGCCGGCAGATGCCCCCCTGGAAACCGCACGGCGGCCCGGCCTACCTGAACGATCGCCGGATGACGGATCAGGAAATTGAAACGATTGCCAAGTGGGTCGATGGCGGCACTCCCGAGGGGAATATTCAGGAGGCTCCAAAACCGCGTGAGTTCGTCGAAGGCTGGAAACTGGGCAAGCCCGATCTGATTCTGGAAGTTCCCGAAGATTTCCACGTCGGGCCCAGCGGCGTCGATGCCTTCCGTTGCTTTGTGCTCCCCACTGGCCTGACTGAAGACAAGTATGTAATCGCTCAGGAAGTACGACCGGGCAATCCAGCGGTGGTTCACCACACTCTGAACTTCTTTGATCTCACAGGCGGCGGCCGGGATATGGAGAAGAAAGAAAAAGAACGCAAGAAGGAGCCCAACGAACAGGACTACGGCCCAGGCTATTCGGTAGCCATGAGCGTCGGCTTCCTCCCCGATGCCAGCAAGGCTCCCCCGGGTAAACCGGCCTTCGGTGGGCTTAGCGGTTGGGCGCCGGGTCAGGTTCCCAGGTTCCTACCGGAAGGGTCCGGCTACTTTCTTCCCGCCGGAGCCGACATTATCATTCAGACACACTATCACCGTAACGGCAAGCCGGAGAAAGATCGGCTGAAACTCGGTCTCTACTTCGCTAAAGGGAACATCGACAAGCCATTCCGGACGGGCACCATCCAGGGACTTCGGCCATTCCTGAATGTCATCCCGGCCAACGAACCTCACTATGTCGCACACGGTACTGGTTGGGCTCAAAGCGATTGCACCCTGCATAGCGTAATGCCGCATATGCATCTGTTGGGCAAATCGGTGAAAGTGACCATGCAGCAACCGGGCCAGGATGCAATAACCCTCGTCGATATTCACGAATGGGATTACAACTGGCAGGAAACTTACTGGTTGAAAGAGCCCATGGCGATCAAAAAGGGAACGAAGTTCGATATCGAAGCCGTTTACGATAACAGTTCCAAGAACCCCAACAATCCTACGAATCCTCCCAAAACTGTAATCGTCGGGGAACAGACCACCGATGAAATGCTCTTCGGGTTTATCGGGCTGACCCCCATAAAAGGAGCGGGCTCCGCTTCGATCCGACCGATTCCTCCGGCCACCCAGAAGCCGAAAGAGAAAACTCAAGACAAGAAATAA
- a CDS encoding PDZ domain-containing protein, which produces MKQTLAFGCCLLLALQGRAQDAPKPITVPFTQIETGHFMIKVKLNDKGPYNLIFDTGAPMTLIDNRIAKDSGVIKTANSFFFGAMTTPQTIKKFKLGDLEVEKVTTMVMDHPTVSAFSRFYEKKYNESIDGIVGFPFFARFATTVNYQTKELKFVPNGYQPEDVMQGMMKTMMAGSSGKQGPKVLAPGGYWGFSFAAKSDEAAGITIEKLFPGGPADKAGLKVGDRLLTLDGRWTDSISDAYNASSFVKPGKAVELVIKRDGVEKTIKVAPETGL; this is translated from the coding sequence ATGAAACAGACACTAGCTTTTGGATGCTGCTTACTCCTTGCGCTGCAGGGACGAGCTCAGGACGCCCCGAAACCGATCACGGTGCCCTTCACGCAGATTGAGACCGGCCACTTCATGATCAAAGTGAAGCTCAACGACAAAGGGCCTTACAATCTGATATTCGACACCGGCGCGCCGATGACCCTGATCGACAACCGGATCGCCAAGGATTCCGGAGTCATCAAAACGGCGAACAGCTTTTTCTTTGGCGCCATGACCACGCCTCAGACGATCAAAAAATTCAAGCTGGGCGATCTCGAAGTCGAAAAAGTGACGACCATGGTAATGGACCATCCCACGGTCTCCGCTTTCTCCCGCTTCTACGAGAAAAAGTACAACGAATCGATCGACGGCATCGTCGGGTTCCCCTTCTTCGCCCGGTTCGCCACTACGGTGAACTATCAAACCAAGGAACTGAAGTTCGTCCCCAACGGCTATCAGCCCGAGGATGTGATGCAGGGGATGATGAAAACCATGATGGCCGGCAGCAGCGGCAAACAGGGTCCGAAAGTGCTGGCTCCCGGCGGATACTGGGGATTCAGCTTCGCCGCGAAGTCGGATGAAGCTGCAGGCATCACGATCGAAAAATTATTTCCCGGCGGCCCCGCCGATAAAGCTGGCCTGAAGGTGGGCGACCGACTGCTGACACTGGATGGCCGCTGGACCGACAGTATCTCCGATGCTTACAACGCCAGCAGCTTCGTTAAGCCTGGGAAAGCCGTCGAATTGGTTATCAAACGCGACGGCGTCGAGAAGACGATTAAAGTAGCCCCCGAAACGGGCTTGTAA
- a CDS encoding prenyltransferase/squalene oxidase repeat-containing protein, which translates to MRTLFFLFAFLGLSTRLCAAPPKEDNVKLDEPTKKACERAYDWLKSKQNEDGSWGDARYPHNTAITSFVLLAYMSQGHIPNQGKYGPEVAKGIRFIIASARESDGYLAGRGGGNMYCHGMSTLVLSQAWGMTKDEETKNTLKRAVDLIVRSQSPEGGWRYSPSPSGSDISVTIMQVMALRGAKDSGIHVPDKTLKNALEYINKCYDPGSGGYCYMPMTRAPGFARTAAGVCVVKLTGEYDKNVDRSIDYMLSQMDFPREHYWYGHYYACHAMHQVGGKAWEKYYTNMRNKLLESQNEDGNWTKPIEHSAGTIYSTAIGVIILSVPANYLPIFQR; encoded by the coding sequence ATGCGTACACTTTTTTTCTTATTTGCGTTTCTGGGTCTCTCCACCCGCCTCTGCGCCGCTCCGCCGAAAGAGGATAACGTCAAGCTGGATGAACCAACCAAGAAAGCTTGCGAGCGAGCTTACGACTGGTTGAAATCCAAACAGAATGAGGATGGCTCCTGGGGTGACGCCCGCTATCCCCACAACACCGCCATCACCAGCTTCGTGCTGTTGGCCTATATGTCCCAAGGCCATATCCCCAATCAGGGAAAGTACGGGCCGGAAGTCGCCAAGGGCATTCGCTTCATTATCGCCTCGGCTCGGGAATCGGATGGCTATCTCGCGGGTCGCGGCGGCGGCAACATGTACTGTCACGGTATGTCCACCCTCGTGCTTTCCCAGGCGTGGGGGATGACGAAGGACGAAGAAACAAAAAATACCCTGAAGCGGGCCGTCGATCTGATCGTTCGCAGCCAGTCCCCGGAAGGCGGCTGGCGCTATTCCCCTTCCCCTTCCGGTTCGGATATTTCGGTGACCATCATGCAAGTGATGGCCCTCCGCGGTGCCAAGGACAGCGGAATTCACGTTCCCGATAAGACCCTGAAAAATGCCCTGGAATACATTAACAAATGCTACGATCCGGGCTCCGGCGGCTACTGCTACATGCCGATGACTCGGGCTCCCGGCTTCGCCCGCACCGCCGCGGGGGTGTGCGTGGTAAAATTGACTGGCGAATACGATAAGAACGTCGACAGATCGATCGACTATATGCTTTCGCAGATGGACTTCCCCCGCGAACACTACTGGTACGGCCACTATTATGCCTGTCACGCCATGCACCAAGTCGGTGGAAAAGCCTGGGAAAAGTACTACACGAACATGCGGAACAAGCTTTTGGAATCCCAGAATGAGGATGGCAATTGGACCAAACCGATCGAGCATTCCGCCGGGACGATCTACAGCACGGCCATCGGAGTGATCATCCTGTCTGTCCCGGCTAATTATCTGCCGATCTTCCAGCGTTAA